Part of the Fibrobacter sp. UWEL genome, TTGTAGGGAACTGAAGCTGACGAACAGTACGGAGATAAACACAATGGATTTCAATTTCTTCTTTAGTGACTACCGGCGATGTTGGGCCGGGGACCGAATGCGAGGCTAACGCAAAATACCAAAGCCCGAGCGAAACGCTCAAAAACAAATAACAAATAGATCCTTCGACTCCGCTTCGCTACGCTCAGGATGACAAGCGGGTAAGGAAAACAAAATGACCTGACGGTCACTTCAAAAAAGGAATTTTAAACATGTCTCAGAATCTTCACTTTGAAACTCTTCAGCTCCACGTTGGCCAGGAAACCGCAGACCCCGCAACCGATTCTCGCGCAGTTCCTATTTACGCAACCACCTCTTATGTGTTCCACAACTCTCAGCATGCTGCAGACCGCTTCGGCCTCCGCGACGCTGGTAACATCTACGGTCGTTTGACCAACTCCACCCAGGGCGTTTTCGAACAGCGTATCGCTGCCCTGGAAGGTGGTTCCGCAGCTCTGGCCGTTGCAAGTGGCGCCGCTGCAATTACCTACGCCATTGAAGCTATCGCTCAGGCTGGTGATCACGTTGTAGCTCAGAAGACCATTTACGGTGGCTCCTACAACCTCCTGAAGCACACTCTTCGCCCCTTCGGTGTTGAAACTACTTTCGTAGACACTCACAATCTGGCCGAAGTTGAAGCTGCCATCAAGGAAAATACCAAGATTCTTTATCTGGAAACTCTGGGCAACCCCAATTCCGACGTTTCCGATATCGACGCTTTGATCGAACTTGCTCACAAGCATGGCTTGGCTGTCATTGTTGATAACACCTTCGGTACTCCGTACCTGTTCCGCCCCTTCGAACATGGTGCAGACGTGGTTGTTCATTCCGCTACTAAGTTCATCGGTGGCCACGGTACTACTCTGGGCGGCATCATTATCGAATCCGGCAAGACCAACTGGAAGTCCGGCAAGTTCCCCACCATCGCTAACCCGAACGTTAGCTATCATGGCGTAAGCTTCGCCGATGCAGTTCCGGGTGCAGCATTCGTAACTTACATCCGCGCAATTCTCCTCCGTGACCAGGGCGCTGCAATTTCTCCGTTCGCTGCTTGGGCATTGATCCAGGGTACTGAAACTCTGTCCCTCCGTATCGAACGCCACATCGAAAATACTAACAAGGTTGTGGAATTCCTCTCCAAGCACCCCAAGGTTGCTTCCGTGAGCCACCCCAGCCTCCCGACCCATCCGGACCACGCAAACTTCAAGAAGTACTTCCCCAAGGGCGGCGCCTCCATCTTTACCTTTGAAATCAAGGGCGGTCAGGCAGAAGCTTGGAAGTTCATCGACAACCTGAAGATCTTCAGCCTGCTGGCAAACGTTGCTGACGTGAAGAGCCTGGTGATTCATCCGTATACCACCACTCATTCCGAACTGAATGAAGAAGAATTCAAGGAACAGAATATCACTCCGTCCACCATCCGCCTCTCCATCGGTACTGAACACATCGATGACATCATCGCGGATTTGGAACAGGCTCTGGCACAAGTTTAATTAAACGGATCAAAAAACAAATTTTAAAATAAAGGATTTCAAAAATGTCTAAGATTTATACCTCTGCAGATCAGCTCATCGGTCACACCCCGCTCCTGGAACTCACTCACATCGAAGCCGCAAACAACCTCGGTGCAAAGGTTCTCGCAAAGCTTGAATACTTCAACCCCGCTGGCTCCGTGAAGGACCGTATCGCTAAGGGTATCCTTGACGATGCTGAACAGTCCGGCAAGCTGAAGCCCGGTGCAGTAATCATCGAACCCACCTCCGGTAACACCGGTATCGGTCTTGCTTCTGTTGCTGCTGCTCGCGGCTACCGCATCATCATCGTGATGCCCGAAACCATGAGCGTTGAACGTCGCCAGATCATCAAGGCTTACGGTGCTGAACTCGTTCTTACCGAAGGTGCAAAGGGCATGAAGGGCGCTATCGCTCGTGCAAACGAACTTGCTGCCGAAATCCCCAACAGCTTCATTCCTGGCCAGTTCGTGAACCCGGCTAACCCGGCAACTCACCGCGCTACTACCGGTCCGGAAATCTGGGAAGACACCGATGGTAAGGTTGATATCTTCGTGGCTGGTGTTGGTACTGGTGGTACCGTTTCCGGCGTGGGTCAGTATCTGAAGTCCAAGAACCCCAACGTGAAGGTTGTTGCCGTTGAACCTGCTTCTTCTCCGGTTCTCTCCAAGGGTACTGCTGGCGCTCATAAGATCCAGGGTATTGGTGCAGGCTTTGTTCCTGACACTCTCGATACTAAGGTTTATGACGAAATCATCGCCGTCGAAAACGAAGCTGCTTTCGAATCTGGTCGCGAAATCGGCCACAAGGAAGGCGTGCTGGTAGGTATCTCTTCCGGTGCTGCTCTCTGGGCTGCTAAGGAATTGGCAAAGCGTCCGGAAAACAAGGGCAAGACCATCGTGGCTCTTCTCCCGGATACCGGCGATCGCTACCTGTCTACTGCACTGTTCGCTGAATAATTTAAGGTCGTAAGGACCCGCTCTTACCACAAGTTGGTTAATGTCGAGTGAAAAACGCTGGAAAGCATCATTAGCTTTCTGGCGTTTTTTTAATATTTAGACATAGTTTAAACATATCACGAGATGGTTTCTATGTCTAAAATTTATACCTCTGTCGACCAGCTGATTGGCCATACTCCTCTCCTGGAACTTTGCAACATCGAAAAGAAGAACAATCTGGACGCAAAAATCCTGGCGAAGCTGGAATACTTGAACCCCGCAGGATCCATCAAGGATCGCGTGGCAAAGAAGATGATGGACGAGGCGGAAAAGTCCGGCAAGTTGACCAAGGATTCTGTGATCATCGAGCCTACTTCTGGTAATACTGGCATTGGCCTTGCCGCAGTGGCTGCTGCCCGCGGTTATCGCGTGATTATTGTGATGCCTGATTCCATGAGCAGGGAACGTTGCATCTTGATGACTGCCTACGGTGCTGAACTTGTGTTGAGCGAAGGCGCCAAGGGCATGGCCGGCTGCATTGAAAAGGCTGAAGAACTTTTGCGGACCATTCCCAACAGCTTTATTGCAGGCCAGTTCGTAAACCCTGCAAATCCCGCTGCCCATGTGGAATCCACCGGCCCAGAAATTTGGGAAGATACCGATGGTAACGTGGACATCTTTGTGGCGGGTGTCGGCACCGGCGGCACCATTACGGGAACTGGCGAATATTTGAAGTCCAAGAATCCCAATGTGAAGATTGTAGCTGTGGAACCTGCTACTTCTCCGCTGCTCTCCAAGGGCGTTGCAGGCCCCCATAAGCTTCAGGGCATTGGTGCAAATTTTGTTCCCGAAATTCTGAACACCAAGATCCTTGACGAAATCATTGCGGTGGAAGCTGACCCTGCATATGAATGCGCTCGAGAGATTGGAAAGACCGAAGGCGTGCTGGTGGGCATTTCTGCTGGCGCCGCTCTCTGGGCTGCCAAGGAATTGGCAAAGCGCCCCGAAAACAAGGGCAAGAACATTGTGGTGATCCTGCCTGATACTGGCGACCGCTATTTGTCTACGGAACTGTTCGCAGAGTAATGGTTCGGCAAGCTCACCAACCTTGGTTCGGCCCTTCGGCTCCGCTCAGGGACCTTGTTAAAAACGCTAGGATGCACAAGGCTTCCTAGCGTTTTTTTTTGCTTCGTTTTTTTACAAGTGGTTACTTGCAAAACTTGTTGTAGAATTCATCGATTTCGATGGGCTTGGAG contains:
- the cysK gene encoding cysteine synthase A, with the translated sequence MSKIYTSADQLIGHTPLLELTHIEAANNLGAKVLAKLEYFNPAGSVKDRIAKGILDDAEQSGKLKPGAVIIEPTSGNTGIGLASVAAARGYRIIIVMPETMSVERRQIIKAYGAELVLTEGAKGMKGAIARANELAAEIPNSFIPGQFVNPANPATHRATTGPEIWEDTDGKVDIFVAGVGTGGTVSGVGQYLKSKNPNVKVVAVEPASSPVLSKGTAGAHKIQGIGAGFVPDTLDTKVYDEIIAVENEAAFESGREIGHKEGVLVGISSGAALWAAKELAKRPENKGKTIVALLPDTGDRYLSTALFAE
- a CDS encoding O-acetylhomoserine aminocarboxypropyltransferase/cysteine synthase family protein; the protein is MSQNLHFETLQLHVGQETADPATDSRAVPIYATTSYVFHNSQHAADRFGLRDAGNIYGRLTNSTQGVFEQRIAALEGGSAALAVASGAAAITYAIEAIAQAGDHVVAQKTIYGGSYNLLKHTLRPFGVETTFVDTHNLAEVEAAIKENTKILYLETLGNPNSDVSDIDALIELAHKHGLAVIVDNTFGTPYLFRPFEHGADVVVHSATKFIGGHGTTLGGIIIESGKTNWKSGKFPTIANPNVSYHGVSFADAVPGAAFVTYIRAILLRDQGAAISPFAAWALIQGTETLSLRIERHIENTNKVVEFLSKHPKVASVSHPSLPTHPDHANFKKYFPKGGASIFTFEIKGGQAEAWKFIDNLKIFSLLANVADVKSLVIHPYTTTHSELNEEEFKEQNITPSTIRLSIGTEHIDDIIADLEQALAQV
- the cysK gene encoding cysteine synthase A is translated as MSKIYTSVDQLIGHTPLLELCNIEKKNNLDAKILAKLEYLNPAGSIKDRVAKKMMDEAEKSGKLTKDSVIIEPTSGNTGIGLAAVAAARGYRVIIVMPDSMSRERCILMTAYGAELVLSEGAKGMAGCIEKAEELLRTIPNSFIAGQFVNPANPAAHVESTGPEIWEDTDGNVDIFVAGVGTGGTITGTGEYLKSKNPNVKIVAVEPATSPLLSKGVAGPHKLQGIGANFVPEILNTKILDEIIAVEADPAYECAREIGKTEGVLVGISAGAALWAAKELAKRPENKGKNIVVILPDTGDRYLSTELFAE